Proteins from a single region of Bacteroidota bacterium:
- a CDS encoding T9SS type A sorting domain-containing protein: MKTVKQTISSLTVIFFTLSFFIITVFSTSIVKADGFNGLSYSGSMLFVVGDNGAVFRSGDGGLSFTNRSVGATNYNSVAANGLNVWVGGNNGTLLKSTNLGIAFTSSTVAAENIKSLFFIDASTGWAACTAGKIYKTTNGGVNWTAQTTPVTNDFNSLKFLNSNKGIVCGNNKTLLTTTNGGTSWIASAIPINKNILAADFVGDTIYASCNDGYVIKSINFGSSWSVIDYKVTTKPDITGIAVTANNEFFSTGTGGFIRKSTDGGATFTYLNNPAWVDLSIIYFYNNLQGWAISKNSNMILRTVNGGINWLMPSGTSQSLSWQLKIPLTFYTSSGNVFYQSTWNKKEIFVTNSNRIYRSLDAGETWTAIGNPIPRGTISNSFCVSSKDTNIFMVAIDSSSDVEAWVYRSTDYGNTWNVSISGNRSSDGTPFGQDYNHPDTVYYGLQDTNIFRTTNFGISWTPVGNYKFSNVCYVRVLESNPNIILVGGRNWNPPEYATIVRSSDYGQTWNVVDSNGGDHPELPVIATSSLSTTLYAGRYEGEDGGVMRSTNLGATWGHINLDEYVWGMDIAKDDPNVLCYANWGGGIGNWGNVSYDRGVHFTLLPELAGVGNFAVYFYNRKTLFLQQPLGFYKLRATVTVPIGIQNISTTVPEHFAMSQNFPNPFNPTTKIKFDIASRTAVRISVFDGAGREVYVLANEGMNPGTYTVDWNAENFPSGVYYCKMQTDNFIETKKMVLVK, from the coding sequence ATGAAAACAGTTAAACAAACTATTTCATCCCTCACAGTTATTTTTTTTACCCTTAGTTTTTTTATCATAACAGTTTTTTCCACCTCAATTGTTAAAGCAGACGGCTTCAACGGACTTAGCTACAGCGGTTCAATGCTTTTTGTTGTCGGAGATAACGGAGCTGTCTTCCGCTCAGGAGATGGAGGATTATCGTTTACAAACCGTTCCGTTGGCGCAACGAATTACAATTCCGTAGCAGCAAACGGTTTAAACGTTTGGGTCGGAGGCAATAACGGCACACTGCTGAAAAGCACAAATCTCGGAATTGCTTTTACATCATCAACAGTCGCTGCCGAAAACATTAAATCACTTTTTTTCATCGATGCATCAACAGGCTGGGCTGCATGCACTGCAGGTAAAATTTATAAAACGACAAATGGTGGAGTGAACTGGACGGCGCAGACAACTCCCGTTACAAATGATTTTAACTCTCTAAAATTTCTTAATTCAAATAAAGGAATTGTTTGCGGCAATAACAAAACTTTGCTTACAACAACGAACGGCGGAACGAGCTGGATAGCATCTGCTATTCCGATTAACAAAAATATTCTGGCTGCCGATTTTGTTGGTGATACAATTTATGCTTCCTGCAATGACGGTTATGTGATAAAATCAATAAACTTCGGTTCAAGCTGGAGTGTGATAGACTATAAAGTAACAACTAAGCCGGATATAACAGGTATAGCTGTTACAGCTAACAATGAATTTTTCTCAACGGGAACAGGCGGCTTCATCCGAAAATCTACTGACGGAGGAGCGACATTCACTTATCTTAATAATCCTGCATGGGTTGATCTATCCATAATTTATTTTTATAATAATCTTCAGGGATGGGCAATCAGCAAAAACTCAAACATGATTTTGCGTACTGTTAACGGGGGCATTAACTGGTTAATGCCTTCCGGCACATCGCAAAGCTTATCGTGGCAATTAAAAATTCCACTTACTTTTTATACCTCATCAGGAAATGTTTTTTATCAAAGCACATGGAATAAAAAAGAAATTTTTGTAACAAACTCCAATAGAATATACCGCTCACTTGATGCAGGAGAAACATGGACTGCAATAGGAAATCCTATTCCGAGAGGAACAATTTCAAATTCTTTCTGCGTATCATCTAAAGATACAAATATCTTTATGGTTGCTATAGATAGCAGCAGTGATGTTGAAGCCTGGGTTTACCGTTCGACAGACTATGGCAATACATGGAATGTAAGCATCTCGGGCAATAGATCCTCCGACGGAACTCCGTTCGGTCAGGATTATAATCATCCCGATACGGTTTATTACGGTTTGCAGGATACAAATATTTTCCGCACAACAAACTTCGGAATATCATGGACTCCGGTTGGCAATTACAAATTTTCAAATGTCTGTTATGTAAGAGTTCTTGAAAGCAATCCTAATATAATTTTAGTCGGAGGCAGAAACTGGAACCCGCCTGAGTATGCTACAATTGTAAGATCAAGTGATTACGGACAAACATGGAATGTAGTGGATTCAAACGGAGGCGATCATCCCGAGCTTCCTGTAATAGCGACTTCATCTTTGAGCACAACTTTGTATGCTGGAAGATATGAAGGGGAAGACGGCGGAGTAATGCGTTCAACAAATCTTGGCGCAACATGGGGACATATAAATCTTGATGAATATGTATGGGGAATGGATATTGCAAAGGACGACCCAAATGTTTTGTGTTATGCAAACTGGGGCGGGGGAATAGGCAACTGGGGAAATGTTTCATATGACAGAGGTGTGCATTTTACACTTCTGCCCGAGCTGGCGGGAGTAGGTAACTTTGCCGTGTATTTTTATAACAGAAAAACTTTGTTCCTGCAGCAGCCGTTAGGATTTTATAAGCTGAGAGCTACGGTGACTGTTCCTATAGGAATTCAGAATATTTCAACAACGGTGCCTGAGCATTTTGCTATGTCACAGAATTTCCCGAATCCTTTTAACCCGACAACAAAAATAAAATTTGATATTGCTTCACGAACAGCTGTAAGAATAAGTGTGTTTGACGGAGCCGGCAGGGAAGTATATGTACTTGCAAATGAAGGTATGAATCCCGGCACATATACGGTTGACTGGAACGCAGAAAACTTTCCAAGCGGAGTTTATTATTGCAAGATGCAGACAGATAATTTTATTGAAACGAAGAAGATGGTGCTGGTGAAGTAG
- a CDS encoding sigma-54-dependent Fis family transcriptional regulator has protein sequence MAKILVVDDEIISVTIIKSVLEQAGHSVSTANDGESALDVIKRVKFDIVLTDFNMPGMNGIELTKEIIKFAPDSVVILITAFISIRAAVESIKLGAFDYLTKPVDKEELLLSVKRGVERMALMKENILLKQQLERVENPEFTYLTESPEIKNILKEAIKVAKSDSTILITGSNGTGKEVLAKYIYKNSNRADSQFVVVNCAAIPEQLLESELFGHVKGSFTGAIKDHKGYFEIADNGTIFLDEIGEIDTMLQVKLLRVLQERQFSRVGDTRIISTNVRILAATNQNLKKMIEEGKFREDLFYRLNVFEFHLPDLKDRTEDILFYFNKFVSEFAKNNDKVVKKIENEVKSLLINYQWPGNIRELKNVAERATILCDSGTITADLLPRSIMGKMEDKEILSTNDYNENKNKLIKDFEIKFIIKHLKLNKGNVAATARSINFHPVSLRQKIAKLGIDVDEVMAGA, from the coding sequence ATGGCAAAAATTCTTGTTGTTGATGATGAAATTATCTCAGTAACGATTATAAAAAGCGTTCTCGAGCAGGCAGGGCATTCAGTCTCAACTGCAAACGATGGTGAATCTGCATTGGATGTAATTAAAAGAGTTAAGTTTGATATCGTGCTGACGGACTTTAATATGCCCGGCATGAACGGTATTGAGCTTACAAAAGAAATTATAAAGTTTGCTCCTGACTCAGTTGTTATATTAATCACTGCATTTATATCTATAAGAGCAGCGGTTGAATCCATTAAGCTCGGCGCATTCGATTATCTTACAAAACCCGTTGATAAAGAGGAGCTCCTTCTATCCGTCAAGCGCGGAGTAGAGCGCATGGCTTTAATGAAAGAGAATATTTTGCTGAAGCAGCAATTGGAGCGAGTTGAAAATCCCGAGTTTACATATTTAACTGAAAGTCCCGAAATAAAAAATATCCTGAAGGAAGCGATTAAGGTCGCTAAGTCAGACTCCACTATATTAATCACCGGTTCAAACGGAACTGGTAAGGAAGTCCTTGCAAAGTATATTTATAAGAACTCAAACAGAGCAGATTCACAGTTTGTTGTTGTGAACTGTGCAGCTATTCCCGAGCAGCTTTTGGAAAGCGAATTGTTCGGTCACGTGAAAGGTTCGTTTACGGGAGCAATCAAGGACCACAAGGGATATTTTGAGATTGCAGATAATGGAACAATCTTCTTAGACGAAATTGGAGAGATTGATACAATGCTTCAGGTGAAGCTGCTAAGAGTGTTACAGGAAAGGCAGTTCAGCCGCGTAGGTGATACAAGAATTATCTCTACCAACGTAAGAATTCTGGCGGCAACTAACCAGAATCTGAAGAAGATGATTGAGGAAGGCAAGTTCAGAGAGGACTTGTTTTATAGATTGAACGTGTTTGAATTCCATTTACCTGACCTGAAGGACAGGACGGAAGATATATTGTTCTATTTTAATAAATTTGTATCTGAGTTTGCAAAAAATAATGATAAAGTTGTAAAGAAAATTGAAAATGAAGTGAAGTCATTGCTTATTAACTATCAATGGCCCGGAAATATCCGTGAACTGAAGAACGTAGCAGAGCGCGCCACGATACTTTGCGACTCAGGAACAATAACGGCAGACCTTCTTCCGCGCAGCATAATGGGTAAGATGGAGGACAAGGAAATTCTTTCTACAAATGACTATAACGAGAATAAAAATAAACTAATTAAGGACTTTGAGATAAAGTTTATAATAAAGCATTTAAAGCTTAATAAAGGCAACGTTGCCGCAACTGCAAGAAGCATAAATTTCCATCCGGTGAGCCTAAGACAGAAAATCGCCAAGCTGGGAATTGATGTGGATGAGGTAATGGCAGGAGCGTAA
- a CDS encoding pentapeptide repeat-containing protein, protein MIFKRKLFKYCSLLSFLIITAAISGCSDSIVNSTSINTGKYKALTESQFNSNAVAYATPGAVVYVDLENLNAPPDSVREDTGAIGEDVIPYRYTETATHRIKLDAGAMFKARLVNEAGAVIYQLNAPGDTSRVSIPAGNYKLYLTSTISSDGAYGYSQPVFIQPDSAAITSGAGAPPQGGYDPDQLNQLLTTRKCTSCNLRGVTILFKDLQGADLTRAFLSNSTFDHVNFDNARFDNVQWDASNISSTSLKNASFDKTILNESTFLFADFSNAILTNASSVNLNFLSCAFRYTSFSSTGGFYGKWDNSDFSNATFYSTEINNVTCKNTKMNGTVFSNVQLIKVDFRGSVMDSLKLNNSTAILRCEFNGNRMRYAEFTDIHHQISFFENCDLTGAKIINSELPMAQFRGANLSNSLWDNVALDGADMCETVRTGAVFRNIRYGNPPSCWP, encoded by the coding sequence ATGATTTTTAAAAGAAAACTTTTCAAGTATTGTTCTTTACTTTCATTCTTAATAATTACTGCAGCGATTTCCGGATGCAGTGATTCAATAGTAAATTCAACGTCAATCAATACAGGCAAGTATAAAGCGTTGACAGAAAGCCAGTTCAATTCAAACGCAGTAGCTTATGCAACGCCCGGCGCAGTAGTATATGTTGACCTTGAGAATCTCAACGCACCGCCCGATAGCGTACGTGAAGATACGGGCGCAATAGGTGAGGATGTGATTCCTTACAGATACACGGAGACGGCAACTCACAGAATAAAACTTGATGCCGGCGCAATGTTCAAAGCAAGGCTGGTTAACGAAGCAGGTGCAGTTATTTACCAGCTTAACGCTCCCGGAGATACTTCGCGAGTGAGTATTCCTGCAGGGAATTATAAACTTTATCTTACATCTACTATAAGCAGTGACGGAGCATACGGTTACTCCCAGCCGGTATTTATTCAGCCGGACTCTGCTGCGATTACATCGGGAGCAGGCGCTCCTCCGCAGGGAGGATATGACCCCGACCAGTTGAATCAATTGCTGACTACAAGAAAATGTACAAGCTGTAATTTAAGAGGAGTAACGATTTTATTCAAAGACTTGCAGGGTGCGGATTTAACGCGAGCGTTTTTATCAAATTCAACTTTTGACCATGTAAATTTTGACAATGCGCGTTTTGATAATGTGCAGTGGGATGCTTCAAATATAAGCAGCACTTCTTTAAAAAACGCAAGTTTTGATAAAACTATATTGAACGAAAGCACATTTTTATTTGCAGATTTTAGCAATGCAATATTAACAAATGCAAGCAGCGTTAATTTGAATTTTTTATCATGCGCTTTCAGATATACTTCGTTTAGTTCCACAGGAGGTTTTTACGGCAAATGGGATAACTCTGATTTCAGCAATGCAACATTTTACAGCACAGAGATAAATAATGTAACATGTAAGAATACAAAAATGAACGGGACGGTATTTTCTAATGTACAGCTCATTAAAGTAGATTTCAGAGGTTCGGTTATGGATAGTCTTAAGCTTAACAATTCAACAGCAATTTTAAGATGTGAATTCAACGGCAACCGCATGCGATATGCTGAATTTACGGATATACATCATCAGATTAGTTTTTTTGAAAATTGTGATCTCACCGGCGCAAAAATTATTAATTCCGAACTTCCAATGGCTCAATTCAGAGGAGCAAATTTAAGTAATTCGCTCTGGGATAATGTTGCTTTAGATGGCGCTGACATGTGCGAAACAGTAAGAACAGGTGCGGTGTTCAGAAATATCCGATATGGAAATCCTCCGTCTTGCTGGCCTTGA
- a CDS encoding pentapeptide repeat-containing protein, with product MKKSKKNLKSIEAFFLFLVTVSFTVLSGCSDTLTNSTGTVTENQTKVEREFSLSSVLKASPDELIVVDLEDLNSPSVSGDTGPVGEDVIPYTYTKDINQEFRVAPFSTFKIKFVSDATGDTLAQVFPGGFAQLSVPAGNYKLHLISFDSYSSSDLSSNIIFIKPSVSGSNIVTHLKAKECIECNFKNTDLSGMNFTDVTLSRSSFTGVNLRNANLRNAYVDSCRMENTNLDSANLINSWLPGTKWGEGSSLQYAVFDSAYMVGCEFSKVQMKGVSINRVHFARTNILYSNMLNATVINSDFDEVKIYGSGFSYTNFTKTAFINAQIQSSNFDRCNLTDTDFGRSALTQVNMAYANIIGAYFCESQKTGITTVGIIYNSTTQCWP from the coding sequence ATGAAAAAAAGCAAAAAAAATTTAAAATCAATTGAAGCTTTCTTTCTGTTCTTAGTAACAGTAAGCTTCACAGTTCTATCGGGATGCAGCGATACTTTAACGAACTCAACCGGAACGGTAACAGAAAATCAGACAAAAGTTGAAAGAGAATTTTCTTTGAGTTCAGTCCTAAAAGCATCACCTGATGAATTAATTGTTGTTGACCTGGAAGATTTAAACTCACCCTCAGTTTCGGGCGATACGGGTCCTGTAGGGGAAGATGTGATTCCTTATACATACACGAAGGATATAAATCAGGAATTCAGAGTCGCGCCTTTTTCTACTTTTAAAATAAAATTTGTCAGTGACGCTACAGGTGATACTCTCGCTCAGGTTTTTCCCGGGGGATTTGCCCAGCTCTCAGTCCCTGCAGGAAATTATAAACTTCATCTGATTTCATTTGATTCTTACTCTTCCTCAGATTTATCAAGCAATATTATTTTTATCAAACCAAGTGTATCCGGCAGTAATATTGTTACGCATCTTAAAGCAAAAGAGTGCATTGAATGTAATTTCAAGAATACAGATTTGAGCGGTATGAACTTTACTGATGTGACTCTATCACGCTCTTCATTCACGGGAGTAAATTTGCGAAATGCTAACTTAAGGAATGCCTATGTCGATTCATGCAGAATGGAAAATACAAATCTTGATAGCGCAAATTTAATTAACAGCTGGCTGCCCGGCACTAAATGGGGAGAAGGCTCATCGCTTCAATATGCAGTATTTGACTCAGCGTATATGGTAGGATGCGAGTTTAGTAAGGTTCAAATGAAAGGAGTTTCTATTAACAGAGTGCATTTTGCCCGGACCAATATTTTATATTCAAATATGCTAAATGCCACAGTGATAAATTCCGATTTCGATGAAGTAAAAATATACGGCTCTGGATTCTCATACACTAACTTTACAAAAACAGCTTTTATTAATGCTCAGATACAATCATCAAATTTCGATCGTTGTAATTTAACTGATACTGATTTTGGCAGGTCAGCTTTAACTCAGGTAAATATGGCTTACGCAAATATAATAGGAGCATATTTTTGCGAGTCCCAAAAAACAGGCATTACCACTGTTGGTATTATTTATAATTCAACAACTCAATGCTGGCCTTAA
- a CDS encoding pentapeptide repeat-containing protein: MKKNKFIITLLQFGFVFIMSALVYNFSGCSDSFTNPTVTTASKYQAHTEAEFNANSNLKAIPGAVVYDDLEHLNTPASLLGDDTGPIGEDVISYYYSDSAVHRFKLGAEANFKVRMIAASGLLMFQLNNPGDTARVSIPAGNYKLYLTSLVNYGSTSMATQPVFIQPDLDAIASGGVPPQSGYNKDDLNTLLTTNKCISCNLREVQLHDKNLAGADLSYSDLEHSFMDHVNLDSAIFTHTDWDRSGANNCSFKGAKFTFTILNLTSFGGGDFMGAVFQRLNWDRTIFDAANLSRVTFDSGSGSGNMDGCDLSYTTFSNLEIRDLTGEHVKLNGATFSNIHAYEVFFGNSNLDSTKFINNTYFQSSTLRGSTFRNALFTNFRGDASVFDDCIMSGSAITNSGFNGGTLRAAILINTVWNNVDINAVNMCHQDRTGMSATNIHYNVDTDCWP; this comes from the coding sequence ATGAAAAAAAATAAATTTATAATAACATTATTACAGTTTGGATTTGTATTTATCATGTCTGCATTGGTCTATAATTTTTCCGGATGCAGTGATTCATTTACAAATCCTACCGTTACAACTGCAAGCAAATACCAGGCGCATACAGAAGCAGAGTTCAACGCAAATTCAAATTTAAAAGCTATTCCTGGAGCAGTTGTGTATGATGACCTCGAACATCTTAATACTCCAGCTTCACTTCTCGGAGATGATACGGGTCCCATAGGGGAAGATGTTATATCGTATTATTATTCTGACTCGGCAGTGCACAGATTTAAGCTCGGCGCTGAAGCAAATTTCAAAGTAAGAATGATTGCAGCATCAGGTCTTCTTATGTTCCAGCTAAATAATCCGGGAGATACTGCGCGTGTTTCAATCCCTGCAGGAAATTATAAATTGTATCTTACATCATTGGTAAACTATGGTTCTACTTCCATGGCAACACAGCCCGTCTTTATTCAGCCGGACTTAGATGCAATTGCTTCAGGCGGAGTTCCGCCGCAGAGCGGATATAATAAGGATGACCTTAACACACTTCTCACGACAAACAAATGTATCAGCTGCAATCTGCGTGAAGTACAGCTTCATGATAAAAATCTTGCAGGGGCTGATTTATCTTATTCCGATTTAGAACATTCTTTTATGGACCATGTGAATCTTGATAGCGCAATATTTACGCATACTGACTGGGACCGCTCCGGCGCAAATAATTGTTCCTTTAAAGGAGCAAAATTTACTTTCACTATTTTGAATTTAACTTCCTTTGGCGGTGGTGATTTTATGGGAGCGGTTTTTCAAAGATTAAACTGGGACCGTACAATTTTCGATGCTGCAAATCTCAGCCGCGTGACTTTTGACAGCGGCTCAGGCAGCGGAAACATGGATGGATGCGATCTTAGCTATACAACTTTTTCAAATCTTGAAATCAGAGATTTAACGGGTGAGCATGTTAAACTTAACGGCGCAACTTTTTCCAATATTCACGCCTATGAAGTATTCTTTGGAAACTCGAATCTGGACAGCACAAAATTTATAAACAATACGTACTTCCAGAGCAGTACTTTACGCGGCAGTACATTCAGAAACGCTTTGTTCACAAATTTCAGGGGAGACGCAAGTGTGTTCGATGACTGCATTATGTCGGGTTCAGCAATAACTAATTCAGGTTTTAATGGCGGTACTCTGCGCGCAGCAATTCTTATAAATACAGTCTGGAATAATGTAGATATTAATGCTGTCAACATGTGTCATCAGGATAGAACGGGAATGTCTGCGACAAATATACATTATAATGTTGATACCGACTGCTGGCCGTAA
- a CDS encoding pentapeptide repeat-containing protein encodes MKKIFVTSKFLIFIFIFSICLSISFTGCSDSLTGTGPVKNQARTEEEFVANPQLKADAGSVVVVSLEDLNSPPVTGDTGPIGEDIIPYSYTETAEHRFTIDDSSYFSMKLVNDLNGEVILNLNPGSTATVSIPAGNYKMHLTSLLNYSADEPESKVVFIQANWKTPHNVSSGTYYSFDDLDRLLSTNKCRLCNLDNANLAGKIFPRTPAFEIDSSSCYKTILAGAKITGGRIANSLFSYASLKGIKLDSTLISNTRFDQTNMNDVKLSSTKFLNASFSNSTLSGEGTDCNFESTLFTRTNFVQINIPGALFLRCNLSGSTIVQLKAQNSVFDRTIFDSSTITSSILSSSIIKGCLFSKTQFKEVDVRDANFCESNSRQCVFNQCTTNAGTLCWPF; translated from the coding sequence ATGAAAAAAATATTTGTCACTTCTAAATTTTTAATTTTCATTTTTATTTTTTCAATTTGCCTATCAATCTCTTTTACCGGATGCAGTGATTCATTAACAGGCACAGGTCCAGTAAAAAATCAGGCAAGGACTGAAGAAGAATTCGTTGCAAATCCTCAGCTGAAAGCCGATGCTGGCTCTGTTGTTGTTGTCAGCCTTGAAGACTTAAACTCTCCTCCCGTAACAGGCGATACGGGACCAATCGGCGAAGATATAATTCCTTACTCTTACACAGAAACTGCCGAGCACAGATTTACCATTGATGATTCATCTTACTTCAGTATGAAATTAGTAAACGATTTAAACGGAGAAGTTATTCTGAATTTAAATCCCGGCTCAACTGCCACCGTCTCTATTCCTGCCGGGAATTATAAAATGCATTTAACTTCACTCTTAAATTATTCTGCTGACGAACCCGAAAGCAAAGTTGTTTTCATTCAGGCAAACTGGAAAACTCCTCACAATGTAAGCAGCGGCACATATTACAGTTTTGATGACCTCGACAGGCTGCTAAGCACCAACAAATGCCGTTTATGTAATCTTGATAATGCCAACCTTGCCGGAAAAATTTTTCCCCGCACACCAGCATTTGAAATCGATAGCTCCTCCTGCTATAAAACAATTTTGGCCGGAGCGAAAATCACAGGCGGACGTATTGCTAACTCCTTATTCAGCTATGCAAGTTTGAAAGGCATAAAATTAGATTCAACTTTAATTTCAAATACAAGATTTGATCAGACAAACATGAATGATGTAAAGCTGTCCTCAACAAAATTTCTCAATGCATCATTCAGTAATTCAACTCTGTCAGGAGAAGGAACAGACTGTAATTTTGAAAGTACATTATTCACAAGAACTAATTTTGTCCAAATTAATATTCCCGGAGCATTATTTTTAAGATGTAATTTAAGCGGTAGTACTATCGTACAATTAAAAGCCCAGAATTCAGTTTTTGACCGTACAATATTTGATTCAAGCACTATAACTTCTTCAATACTATCTTCATCGATAATAAAAGGCTGTCTTTTCTCAAAAACACAGTTTAAAGAGGTAGATGTAAGAGATGCAAATTTTTGCGAAAGCAATTCACGGCAATGTGTATTTAACCAGTGTACAACTAATGCAGGAACATTGTGCTGGCCATTTTAG
- a CDS encoding endonuclease domain-containing protein has protein sequence MSNINLHKYKKRRQELRNNSTKAEQLLWNQLKGSRFQNLKFRRQQGIGRYIVDFYCPDCKLAIEIDGDSHFDDDSQEYDKIRTDYLNTEGIKVIRFTNTDIYKNIIGVLENLKNVINKI, from the coding sequence ATGTCCAACATCAATCTCCATAAATATAAAAAACGTAGGCAGGAACTCAGGAACAATTCTACTAAAGCCGAACAATTGTTATGGAATCAACTCAAAGGCAGCAGATTTCAGAATTTAAAATTCAGAAGACAGCAAGGTATAGGAAGATACATTGTTGATTTTTATTGTCCTGATTGCAAGCTTGCAATAGAAATTGACGGTGATTCACATTTTGATGACGATTCACAGGAATATGATAAAATCAGAACCGATTATTTAAACACTGAAGGAATAAAAGTTATCAGATTTACCAATACCGATATTTATAAAAATATTATTGGAGTTCTGGAAAATCTGAAAAACGTAATTAATAAAATTTAG